The Dendropsophus ebraccatus isolate aDenEbr1 chromosome 3, aDenEbr1.pat, whole genome shotgun sequence genomic interval TTCTAGAGAAAAGGGGGGAGAGGTTCTAATAGTACAGATACTGCCTAGGCCCATCAAATACAGTGCTATCCCCCATTAGGAGTCAATATGGCTGTCAGGTGCCCCTTATGGAAGTCATGTGACAAATCTGGCAAGTAGAGTTGAGCAGACTTTGAGCATCCtccagtccatccaaacccgagcgtgcggcatttgattaacgtTGACTGcagccctaaaggccctattacacagagagatttatctgacacatcattgaagccaaagccaggagtctATCCAttccttcaaaaatctgtcagataaatctgtctgtgtaatagggccttgtggctgcctggaaaacctgtatatggcctatggcttagtTTTCtaagactccttagggctgcatccaatttcagcCACCGGAAATCAGATGCCGCACGCTTGAATAGATCATGCTTGATGTTCGCTCAACTCTATTGGCAAGGTTTCCATcattagggtgggtttacactacggaatccgcgtgaAGAAGCACCGGAATTTGCTAAAATATTTAACTcaatgagccctacaagtataactatattagttgggatgagaatacccctttaagttgtcagTCTCTTATAGTATGGTGCCACCTGGTGCCTAGCAATGTGCACAGTCAGTCACTAGTGCTGGGAGACATAGCTGCTTAgtctctaatggtgtgtttacactgagatttttctgacagatttttgaagccaaagccaggagtggatttgaaaaggagaaatctgtctttcctatatgacctgttcctggcttttgcttcaaaaatctgtcagataaatctctgtgtaaaggcacccttacagtcAGGTCTTTGTGTACTGATCGTCTGTTCTCAACCCAAAGAAATAGTATTCTGCCTCAGTTGTAAGGGAAGCACCAGCTCATAGAAGTAATATGGAAGTAAGAAGTTAAAAGGAGATGAATGATTCTGGCCATACATAGAGATTTTAGCCATTCATTCAGaggccgagcgtttgggttcattcATCCCTGATTTCCGTATTGTGGGGTCATTGCTGTACGGCATCTATAGGATTGGACCCATTTTCTTGCTCTATTACTTCCCAGCAGCCTATCCTGAAGGGGGTTACCATGTCTATTCCCTGTATATACTCACACGTTTCGTGTTTTCACAGAATATGGCTGAAAGCTTTCTTGACGGCGGTATCCAGATGGATTCCTTTATTGATGAATATTTAGCCAAGCGCAAATTGGCGCATTTACGGCGCGTGAAAATCGAGAAACTTCAAGAGATGGTGCTGAAAGGACAGAGACTCCCTCAGGTTTCTATGCAGCCACAATCAAGACCACCTGAAGCTGCCCAAGCCCCTACATCCTCATACCCAGCTGCTTTCAATACCCCTCCTGCAGTCATGCCTAGAAGAGCCGTTCCACCACCGCCACCCGCGCAGGCTGGGATGTATCCGACTCCTTTTACAGTGGCCGGGCAGCAGCCTCCGGCTGGGCTCCCGTATGCGGCCTCTCcttgtcctcctcttcctccacggATAGGATATCAGCCTCCAGGTCAGATGCAGCAGTCAGGCTACCCACAATACACACCTCAATATCCCCCAGCTGTTCCTCAAAGACCACCTCAGCGGCTGCCTCCGAACCCTGGCTTCATTTTGTAGTGATCCAGCATGAGCTTGCCTCAGTCAAACATTGGTGCTCCCAACGTCCCACCTGTTATCTTGGTTCTGTGAGCTGGATATGTATGAAATGTATACGTATTTGCTTATGCAGCGAGCCACAGGACTACCGTTCTCTTTAAACAACTGGCCGTTCCTACCGTTTCTGTTCGGGAGAAGCTGATAGACCTTTTGGCTCCTAAACTCTGTGTGTTGGGTGGTTGGAGAgggagttttttcttttttttataggttTAGGTTGAGAAACCGAGATCACGTTTCCTGAAAAGGATTTCGACTTCCTGTGCCACTGTGTCGCTTTTTTATCCATGCTGAATTATACTTGCGAAAACTGTTCTGCAGCAGTGTCGCAGCCATCGGTAACATTAAAATCGGACGCCAGCGTATGAAAtcaaaacaaaactaaaaaatcCTGCACCGGCCCATTGCCAAAATCCTCAGGTTTCCTGTGACCTCATGAGAGGCAGAGAGCGGGGGTGTACACTGCATATCCTGTACCCAATATTCAATATGTCTAACAATAACCTAATAAAAGATCAGCGTAATGTTACCGTAAGATACCTAGGACGATAACGGGATCATTCAGGGATTAGAATGTTACTAAATCTGTAATGCGTCAACTAAATGCAGATTGCGTGGATgcaacacccccccctccccctcccccgtctGACAGCGATGCATTTTGTAACTTTTCTGCACGTGGCTTTGATGTGCCTTAGACTAACTGCTTACCCGTGGACTCTGACAAACAGAGAGACTGCATATCTTATCTGAACCGCTCATTGCTTGGCTAGGATTGCTGGGAAGGGCTGCGTATGTTTGGGAAAACAGTTTAGCTGCGTTATCTGCAGCTGTCGTCTTTACCGGCGATCAcaatagagtttttttttttttaactcgtgTTAAGGCTAGAGATGTATAGCCGGGCAAAATTGAGATAGGGATGTCCTGCTGCTAAATGTGAATGGCGCCAGCAGGTTTACCCAATGGTGGGATGCGTCACCATATTCACCAGTTTGGTTGCAACTTTAGCAGCAATCTTAAAGAGGCACTCTCGGCAGGTTGGACAAATCTAATACATCACAGCACAGTGCACATGTggcgctgaggaggaggagggaaagtCTCTTACCCTTACTCTGTGCCGTTCCCGTGCAATTTGTTTTACTCCTCAGTCCGGTAAGACCGTTTGGAGTACTACCCAACCCCATAGTGCCAGCCCCCCCTTTtattgataatcaatggaggaggaggcccggattggtgctatgggggTAGGCAGTGCTTCTAGTGGTCCTACTGGACTGAGGAGTAAATGACAAACTGCAGAGGAgctgcgccgaggatgaaggtaagatacttaccatcctcagtgccccatgtgcaatagggacatagtaGCAGGTTAGAatagtctaacctgctcatagttcccctttaaagatgtcTTGTAACCTTAGTCTTAACCACGTTTAAGAAGAGGTAAATGGTAACTGCTGTTTTATTTATGCAAATTGTCCGAGACATGGCCGCTGAGTGCTGGTGGTCATTCCTGAGATATCGAAGCTAGCGCTCTAGAGTCACTTTTTACTAGCCATAGAGTGTGATTGAAGAATAGGTTTACCTTTTTGGACACCATTTTATATTTTCTTGATATCATCCAAATTTAAAAAGTTgaatatataccatacactcaGTTCCTGGCTTGTTATAATTCTGAGCTGCAATCATAATTCTGCTGGTGGACGAGAGGCGTCATGAACATGTTCTGCCTCGTATATGGACTTTATGTGGCACGGAATGCAAATCACCAAATGAAATGATGGAAGCTGTAAGAttgcagaattatgaatgcagctgtgGAGCACAGATCAGTACAAGATGAtaccatgcatttttttttttattatggtgtTTCAACTTTAAGTGCTAATTAGATTCAGTGGAAAAAGAAAGGGGGCATTTTGAGGTAGGGTAAAGCCATAAGTTTGAAGCATTTAGAGAACCTGTATGTGTTGGTGTTACATTGCACTACTGATGGAGCACAACTGTTTTTAAGACTCGTTGTCTATATCCTGTCCATTAAACAGTCTACCATTTATTTGTACAGGGTATCTTTGCTGATTTGTAACCTTCCCTGTGATGTGGGGTATATAGCACCAAGATGCTCTTATTTACAACATGTTATACATCTATggctttatatatatttgtattattcCACGACTAATTGAAAGATCTTAGTGTATATAGAGAAATCAGACAATACTGTAAGATTATTCAGCCCTGTTCTATAGAAACCACTGATGTCCACACAAagccaaggatggggaaccttcagctgttgcaaaacttcaatttccatcatgcatggacagccaaagcatgatgggaattgtagttttgcaacagctgaaggttccccatctctgctgtgATAGCTTTAGCAGCGAACCCTTCCGGCTCTTGGACCTTTCTTTTTCACCACTTCTCCGTCGAAGACTAAAAAGGGGTTTGTGGTGTCCAAACCAGGAGACGGCTCAAGTTAGATGCTTCATTCTGAGACCCTGATCCCTCCATGCAGACACTACACTAGGACATGTTTTATAGTGTAAAATTAATGTAAAGGTTTGTTTATTAACAGATAACTGCAGTTGTTAAATGACCTGGATATTTTCAATAAATTACAAACTCTAGATTTGATTTTACATTCTGGAATCCGCTTGTGATGTCTTTGGATACTGTACTTTTTTGGCCATACACAATAGATCAAATCTAGTTTCTATAGGACCATATCATCACTCTTCTATAACTACCCTGATATGAATAACCCCAACTTTTAGGGTTGCATTTAAAACTACTCTATGTAAATTTTctagacattgacaaggttagaaataatgatttgtatgtgaaataacattgttcttacatcacactttgctttcatcagagaatccaccttttgcagcaattccagcattgcacacctttggcattctagctattaatctgttggggtaagctggagaaattgccccccacgcttctagaagcagctcccacaagttggattggttggatgggcacttctggcgtaccatacggtccagctgctccaacaacagctcaatggggttcagatctggtgactgcgctggccactccattacctatgatagaataccagctgctgcttctgctgtaaatagttcttgcacaatttggaggtgtgtttagggtcattgtcctgttgtaggatgaaattggctccaatcaagcgctgtccactgggtatggcatggcggtgcagagtgatcaccttccttattcagaatcccttttaccctgtacaaatctccgaccttaccagcaccaaccccagaccatcccattacctccaccatgctaacagatggcgtcaggcattcttccagcatcttctcatttcttctgcgtctcacaaacgttcttctttgtgatccaaacacctcaaacttggattcatccgtccacaacacttttttccagtcttcctctgtccaatgtctgtgttcttttgcccatcttaatttttttcttttattggccagtctcagatatggctttttctttgccactctgccaccctgaagcccaaaatcccgcagccgcctcttcactgtagatggtgacactggtgttttgcaggtactatttaatgaagatgccagttggggacctgtgaggcatctgtttctcaaactaaagactctaatgtgcttatcttcttccttagttgtgcaacgcggcctcccacttctttttctactctggttagagcctgtttgtgctgtcc includes:
- the VPS37B gene encoding vacuolar protein sorting-associated protein 37B, whose translation is MAVDSSKFNHLTLSQLHELLEDDAKLGQMAQEMDEAQNVQLNKEMTLAGNRSLAEANLLYQPKLENLKATLTQKYQELQTLMESHQLKKTKLDQQSVNASLETLLALLQTEGAKIEEETENMAESFLDGGIQMDSFIDEYLAKRKLAHLRRVKIEKLQEMVLKGQRLPQVSMQPQSRPPEAAQAPTSSYPAAFNTPPAVMPRRAVPPPPPAQAGMYPTPFTVAGQQPPAGLPYAASPCPPLPPRIGYQPPGQMQQSGYPQYTPQYPPAVPQRPPQRLPPNPGFIL